From Palaemon carinicauda isolate YSFRI2023 chromosome 29, ASM3689809v2, whole genome shotgun sequence, one genomic window encodes:
- the LOC137622415 gene encoding uncharacterized protein, which yields MAHRMPENIWGRGKHHPVPQKYNLQLEYILISSGIRLAEVDIRRGIFQGDSLSPLLFVVARIPMTKVLHKVDAGYQRKKRGNSINHQMFMDDIKLYGKNIKEINILIHTVMIVSGDIWMEFAIEKCALVNIQKSKVTGTKGIKLAEGSNIKHIDGTGYKYLGIMEGGDAKHQEMKDTIRKEYSQRLNEIPKSEVNGRNMIKTLSTWAVPVIRDSAGIVE from the coding sequence ATGGCTCATAGAATGCCTGAAAATATATGGGGCAGAGGAAAACACCATCCAGTTCCTCAAAAATACAATCTGCAACTGGAATACATACTTATAAGCTCTGGAATAAGACTAGCAGAGGTTGATATCAGGAGAGGGATCTTCCAGGGCGACTCACTGTCCCCACTGCTCTTCGTAGTAGCCAGGATTCCCATGACAAAAGTGCTGCATAAGGTGGATGCTGGGTACCAACGGAAAAAAAGAGGCAACAGCATTAACCATcagatgttcatggatgacatcaagctgtatggtaagaACATCAAGGAAATAAATATCTTGATCCACACTGTAATGATTGTATCTGGGGACATATGGATGGAGTTTGCAATAGAAAAATGTGCCTTAGTCAACATACAAAAGAGCAAAGTAACAGGGACTAAAGGGATAAAGCTCGCAGAGgggagcaacatcaaacacatagatgGGACGGGATACAAATACCTTGGAATAATGGAAGGAGGGGATGcaaaacaccaagagatgaaggacacGATCAGGAAAGAATATTCACAGAGACTCAATGAGATACCCAAGTCAGAAGTCAATGGCAGAAATATGATAAAAACCCTAAGCACATGGGCAGTACCAGTAATCAGAGACAGCGCAGGAATAGTCGAATAG